The DNA window GCTGTACGGCGTCCTGCTCGTGTGCGTGCGGCTGCTGCCCGGCGGGCCGGCCTGGTGGGGCGTGCTGCTGGCCGTGCTCGGCGCCGCCTCCGCGCTCTACGGGATCCTGCAGGCCTCCGTCGCCAGCGACCTCAAGCGGCTGCTCGCCTACTCGACCACCGAGAACGTCGGCCTGGTGGTGCTGGCCCTGGGCACGTCGGTGCTGCTGCGGGCGTCCGGGGCGACCGATGTGGCCGACGGCGCGCTGACCGCGAGCCTGCTGCTGGTCGTGAGCCATGCGGCGTTCAAGACCACCTTGTTCCTCGGCGCCGGGGCTGTGCTGCACGCCACCGGCGAACGGGACCTCGACCGGCTCGGCGGGCTGGGCACCCGCATGCCGTGGACCGGCGCGGCGTTCGGCGTGGCCTGCCTGGGCGCGGCGGCGCTGCCGGGCACCGCGGGGTTCGTGGCCGAGTGGACGCTCCTGCAGGCACTCATCCACGGCGCCCGGCCGGGGGACCCGATGGTCGCCGTGGTCATGCCGCTGGCCGTCGGCGTGGTCGCGCTGACCACGGGGCTGGCGCTGCTCACCTTTGTGAAGGCCTACGGCATCGCGTTCCTGGCCCGGCCCCGGTCGACCGAGGCGGACGCCGCCCACGAGGCCGGTCGCACCATGACCTGGCCGATGCTCGCCGGGGCCGCCGTCGTGGTCGCGCTCGGCCTGGTCCCGGGGCCGGTGGCCGCGGCGCTCGCCACCACCGTGGGTGCGGCCGGCATCGAGCCCGTGGGGCTCGGCGGCATCCGACTGACCGGGCTGGACGCCCTGCTGGACCCGCTCGCGCTGGCGCTCCTGGCCACCGCCGTCGCGCTTCCCGTGCTGGTGGCCGTGGTCCGGGCCGCCCGCCGCCACCCGGCCAGGGCGACCGACCTTGCCTGGGGCTGCGGCGGCGCGCGGGTCAGCCCCCGGATGCAGTACACCGCCACCTCGTACGCCGAGCCGCTGCTGCGGGTGTTCGACGACGCACTGCAGCCGACCAGGGACGTCGAGGTCACCCACGCGACCGAGTCCCGGTACCTCGTGCAGCGGGTCGAGTACCGGCAGCGGCTGTCCGACGTCGTCGAGGCCCGGCTGTACCGGCCGGTCATCGGCTGGGCCGACCGGGTCGGGGTGCAGGCGCGGCGGCTGCAGAACGGCAGCGTGCACCGCTACCTCGGCTACTCGTTCGGCGCGCTGCTCGCCGTCTTGCTGGTGGTGTCGCTGTGACCGCCCAGGCGATCCTGGTGGCCGCCGTCCAGGTCGGCGTCATCGTGGCCCTCGCTCCGGTGCTGGCCGGCGTCACCCGGCAGACCAGGGCCCGACTCGAGGGCCGTGGTGGTGCCGGCGTCTGGCAGCCGTGGCGGGACCTGCGCAAGCTGGTCGCCAAGGAGCCGGTGCGGGCCACCGGCTCCGGCTGGTTGCTGCGGGCGGCTCCCGTGGTGCTGCTCAGCTCGAGCCTGCTGGTGGCGGCGCTGCTGCCGCTCGTGGGCGCGGTCAGCCTGCCCCTGGTCCCGGACGACCTGTTCGTCGTCGTGTCCGTCCTGCTCGTGGGCACGGTGGCGGTCGCCCTGCTGGGCCTGGACGCCGGCACGGCCTTCGGCGGCATGGGGTCTAGCCGGCACATGACCATCGCGGCGCTGGTCGAGCCGACCGTGCTCGTAGCCGTCTACGCCCTGTCCATCCCGGTGGGCAGCTCCGCGCTGTCGCTCATCGTGCAGGCCCGGCTCGACTCGTCGGCGGTCATCGCCTCGCCGGTCAGCGTGCTGGCGGTGCTCGCCCTCGGCATCGTCGTGCTGGCCGAGACCGGGCGGCTGCCGGTGGACAACCCGTCGACGCACCTGGAGCTCACCATGGTGCACGAGGCGATGCTGCTGGAGGCGTCGGCCCGCGACCTGGCCTGGCTCGAGCTGGGCTCGTGGGTCCGGCTCGCGGCGCTGCTCGGACTGGTCGGGAACCTGGTCGCGCCGTGGGGCATCGACACCCGGGTGAGCGCCGCGGGCCTGCTCCTCGGCGTCGTCGCCTTCGCCGGCAAGCTCGTGGTGCTCGGCGGGCTGTTGGGCGCCGCCGAGGTGTTCTTGGCCAAGCTGCGGCTGTTCCGGGTCCCCGAGCTGCTGGCCGGCTCGTTCGTGCTCGCCTTCCTGGCCGTCACGGCCTCCTACCTGGTCGGCTGAGCGCGATGGCGGCGAACGTGTACGCGCAGCTGGTGGGGCTGGCTGCCGGCATCCTGCTGCTCACCGGCGTGCTGCTGGTGTGGCGACGCTCGCTGGCCGCCGCGGTGCGGCTGCTGTCGGTCCAGGGGGTCGCGCTCGGGGCGCTGGTCGCCGTGGTCGGCGTCCAGCACCACAAGGCCGAGCTGCTGGCCGTGGCCGGTTTCGTGGTGCTGCTCAAGGCCGCCGTCCTGCCCGTGCTGGTGGGCCGCAGCGTGCCGGCGGACGCCGTTCGGGAGGAGTCCCCGCGGCTGAACCCGACCGCTGCGCTGATCGCCGCGGCCGTGCTCACCGAGGTGGCCTACCTGGTCAGCCGGCCGATCGTGGGCTCCAGCGCGGATCCCGCGGTCCGGGCGGTGCCGGTGGCGCTCGCGCTGATGCTGCTGGGCTTCCTGCTGCTGGTCGGACGTCGGCACGCGCTCGCCCAGCTGGTCGGATTCCTGGTGCTGGACAACGGGATCGCGGCGGTCGCGTTCATGACGGTGGGCGGCCTGCCGCTGGTGGTGGAGCTCGGCGCCTCTCTCGATGTGCTGCTGGTCGTGCTGATCCTGCAGGTCTTCAGCGCCCGGATGCGAGTCAAGTTCGGTGCCCTGGACCTCGACGAGCTGACCGAGCTGAGGGACTGATGGGCGCCGTCCTGTGGCTCCCGCTCGCCGCCGCGGTGCTGGCGGCGACCGTCAGCCTGCGCATCCCGAGGGTCGCCCGGCTGGCCGGGATCGCCGTCTCGGTCGTGGTCCTCGGGACCGGGCTGGTCCTCGGCGCCGCCGCCCTGGACCACCGGGTCGTCACCGCGGCCGGCGGGCTGCTGCGCGCCGACGCGCTGTCCGCGTTCATGCTCGTGGTCATCGGGGCGGTGGGACTGACCGCGACGTGGGGCGGGCTGCAGGCGAGGTCAGCGCCCGGCCCGGCGGCGCTCATGTCGGCCTTCCTGGGCGCGATGTCGCTGGCCGTGCTGGCCGACAACCTCGGCGTCTTGTGGGTGGCCGTCGAGGGCACCACGATCGCCACCGCCTTCCTGGTCGGCCAGCACCGCACCCGGGCCTCGCTCGAGGCGGCCTGGAAGTACGTGGTGCTCGGGTCGGTCGGCGTGGCCATCGCCTTCCTCGGCATCGTGCTGGTCTACGCGGCGACCCGGGCCAGCGGCACCCCGACACTGTCCTGGGTCGACCTGGTGAGGCACCCGACGCTGCTCGACCCGGCCGTGCTCAAGCTGGGCGCCGCCTTGGCCGTGCTCGGGTTCGCCACCAAGGCCGGCCTGGCCCCGATGCACAGCTGGCTGCCGGACGCGCACAGCCAGGCCCCGGCGCCGGTGTCCGGGCTGATGTCCGGCGTGCTGCTGTCGGTCGCGTTCTACGCCATCTTGCGCATCCAGGCGGTCGCCAACCCGGTCCTGGGCCCCGGGCTGCTCCGCGGGATGCTGGCGGTCGCCGGCCTGCTGTCTCTGGCCGTGGCCGCCGCGCTGCTGCTGCGCCAGCGGGACTACAAGCGGATGCTGGCCTACTCCAGCGTCGAGCACATGGGCCTGCTCGCCCTCGGCGCCGCGGCGGGCGGGCCGTTGGCGCTGACCGCCGTCCTGCTGCACATGCTCGGGCACGGCCTGGCGAAGTCGAGCCTGTTCGTGGTGTCCGGCCGGCTGCTCGCCGTCGAGCACTCGACGGCGGTCGCCGACATCCGTGGGCTGCTGGCCCGGCGCCCCGGCCTGGCCGTGCCCTGGCTCGCAGGAACGGCCGCGTTGCTCGGGCTGCCGCCGTTCAGCCTGTTCTTCTCCGAGGTCGGCATCGTGGTCGGCGCGTGGACGGCGGGGCTCCAGGTCGTGACGGCGGTCGGGCTCGGCCTGCTGCTGGTGGCGTTCGCCGCCCTGGTCCGGCTCACCGCGACGATGACGCTCGGCGCCGGTGGCCCCGGTGAGGAACCGGACCGCTCGGCGCACGGGCCGTGGCTGCCGCTGGCCCTCGCGCTGGCCGTCGTCGCCGTCATCGCCCTCCTCAGCGGCCCATTCGGGACGCTGCTCCGCCAGGCCGCAGCGGTGCTAGGAGGTGCGTCATGACGACCCGACCGGTCGGGCGCGAGGAGCTGGCGGAGATGATGGCCGGCCTGCTCGCCGGAGGCCTGCGGCTGGCCCTGGTGGCCGCGCACGAGGACGCCGAGACGTTCCGGGTCGTCTACGTGCTGACCGCCGCCGGGCGCCGGGAGGAGGTCGTGGTGGTGGTCCCGCGCGGCGACGCCTGGGTCCCGACCCTGGCGGCGCTGTCCTACCCGGCGGGACGGTTTGAGCGGGAGCTGCGGGACCTGTACGGCATCGAGCCCCGAGGCCATCCGCTGCCGCACCGGCTGCTCCGGCACGGCCACTGGCCGGTCGGCTGGTACCCGATGCTGCGCGACGCGGACCCGGAGCCGGTCTTCGCACCCGACGTGGGATCCTTCCCGTTCCTCGAGGTTGAGGGCCCCGGCGTGTACGAGATCCCGATCGGTCCGGTGCACGCCGGGCTGATCGAGCCGGGCCACTTCAGGTTCTCGGTGGTGGGGGAGACCATCCTGCGGATGAAGGCCCGGCTCTGGTTCCTGCACCGGGGCATGGAGAAGCTGTTCGAAGGCCGCCGGCCGGCCGACGGGATCGAGCTGGCCGAGCGGATCAGCGGGGACACCGCGGTCGGCCACACGCTGGCCTACCTGATGGCCGTCGAGGACGCCGCCGGCATCGACGTCGCCGAGCCGGACCGGCTGCTGCGGGCGCTGCTGCTGGAGCTGGAGCGGCTGCACAACCACGTGGCCGACCTGGGGGCCCTCGCCAACGACGTCGGCTTCGGGGTGGCCAACGCGCACGCCCTGCGGCTGCGGGAGACCCTGCTGCGGCTGAACCGGGCCACCACCGGGCACCGGCTGCTCCGCGGGGCCCTCACGGTGGGGGGTGCCCAGGTGCGGGCGCTGCCGGACCCCCTGCTGCTGCGGACCGTGCGTGACGAGGTGGCCGACCTGGTCGAGATCACGTTGGGGCACTCTGTCGTCCACGACCGGTTCGCCGGCACGGCTGTGCTCCCCCGTGAGCAGGCGGTCGCGCTCGGGACGCTGGGCTACGTCGCACGCGCGTCGGGGGTCGACGTCGACGCCCGCCGCGACCACCCGTTCGTCGACCTGGGCGAGCGGTTCGCGACGATCGTCGAGGACGGCGGTGACGTGCTGGCCCGCTACCGGGTCCGGGCCAGGGAGCTGGACGTCTCGGTGGCGGTCCTGCTCGACCTGCTGGACCGGCTGGCCGGCGGGACCGGCGACGGGGTCGGCGTCGATCCCACCGGCCCAGGGGCCGGGTTCGCGCAGGTCGAGGCCTGGCGTGGCAGCCTCGCCCACCGTGTCGAGCTGGGCGAGGGCGGCGTGGTCACGAGGGTCAAGGTCGCCGACCCTTCGTTCTTCAACTGGCCGGCGCTGCCCGTCGCGCTGACCGACACGATCGTTCCCGACTTCCCGCTGGCCAACAAGAGCTTCAACCAGTCATACGCCGGCAACGACCTCTGACGGCCGGCGGCCCCCTGCTGCTGCAGCTCGCGCTCGCCGGCCAGCAGCTCCCGGTAGACGGCGTCCCGGACGAGCGCGTGCACGAGGCCGAGCGGGTAGTCGTCCCGCAGCACCTCCGCCCGGACCAGCCCGGCGACGGCGGCCGCGGCCTGGCCCTCGGTCAGGCCCGCCAGCTTCGCCACCGCGGGCAGCTCGGCCCCGTCGCCCAAAACGGCGAAGGCCCTCGCGGTGACCGTCGCCGCCTTGGGCAGGCGGGCCAGCCGCATGAGCACCATGCTGGAGATCGCCCGTGAGCCGGTGGCGGTGACCGTGTCGGCGTGGGAGGCGTCCGGGTGCACCCGGTCGGTCTCCAGCCCGCGCAGCAGCTGGCGCAGCAGCAACGGGTTGCCGCCGGTGGTGCGGTGGCACGCGGCCACGAAGGCATCGTCCGCTTGCTCGCCGAGGCGGGACCGGACGAGATCCCCGACTCCGTCCAGGGGCAACGGCTCGGGCCGGATGGGAACCGCGGCCAGCCCGTGGGCGAGCTCGGCCAGCAGGCCCTGCGGGTCGGCCGGCTCCCCGGTGCGCATGGTCCCCACGACCAGGACCGGCATCCCCTCGAGCCGGTGCACCAGGAAGGTGAGGAACTGCTGCGAGCCGATGTCGCACCACTGCAAGTCGTCGATGGCGAGCAGCAGCGGCTGTTCCTCGGCCAGGTTGGCGGTCAGCCAGTACAGGCCGTGCGGGACGCCGAACAGTCCGTCGCTGCCCCGATCGCCGGGGCTGGACGGGTCGCCGTCCGGCAGGTCGAAACCGCCGACGTCGAAGACCGTTGCTGCCGAGCGGGCCGCGCGGGCGAGCCGCCGCTGCCGCCGCTCGGGGTCGGCGAGCACCGGCTCGAACAGCTGCCGGACCAGGCCGAAGCCGAAGTGCTGCTCGAGCTGGCTGCTGCGTCCGGTCAGGGTCACCGCTCGGGCGGCCGTGCCCAGCCGGCGCATCTCGGTCAGCAGCCGGCTCTTGCCGACGCCGGCCCGGCCCTCGACCAGGGCGAGTCGCGCCTGGCCGGCCAGCGCGTCGTCCAGGCAGACCTGCAGCTGGGCCAGCTCGCGGTCGCGGTCCACCAGGTCGGCGGCGGTCCCGGGCCCAGGCGCGGCTGCCACCGACGCCGGTGCGGCCACCGGCTGTGGGGGAGCGGCCGCCGGGGCGTCCAGGGTGGGGGACTGCGCCAGCACCTCGGCCTCGAGCGTGCGCAGGGCAGGTCCCGGGTCGACGCCGAGCTCGTCGGCGAGGGTGCCCCGGGCGCGGCGCAGCGCGGCCAGGGCGTCGGCCTGCCGGTGCCAGGGGTAAAGGGCCAGCACGAGCAGCCGCCAGCGCTCCTCGCGTAGCGGCTGCTCGCTGACCAGCGTCTCCAGTTCGGGGACGACGCTCGCGGACTCGCCGCAGGCCAGCCGGGCAGCGAGCAGCTGCTCCCGGCACAGCGTGTGCAGCTCGTCGAGCCGGGCAATCTCCTCCTCGGCCCACGGTCCGCCGGCGTGGTCGGCGTACGCCGGGCCGCTCCACAGGGCCAGCGCCTGCCGGAGCAGGGGCACCATCTCGGCCGGCTCGGTCGCTGCGGCGCGCTGCATGAGCTGCTCGAACTGCCAGGCGTCGACGGCGTCCGGGTCGACCCGAAGCGCATAACCGGGTCCGTGCCGGCGCAGCACCGCGCTCTCCGAGCGGGCCGGCCGGCCGGGCTCGCACCGCCGCCGGCGGTGGGAGATATGGGCATGCAGCGCCCCGACCACGGCTCGCTGCTTGGGGCCGCCGACGTCAACGGCCACGCCGTCCACCGTGGCGCTGACCCGTCCCAGCACCCCCAGCCGGATGCGGGGTCCCTTGCGTGCGGCTGCTCGCGCGGGCTCACCCATCGCGAGCCCCAGTGGCGTGGCAGCGTGACCGCAGGGGGGAGGGTAGGGCAGAACGGCCCGGGACGACACCCCCGTTTCGCTGCCTAGCATCAGTTGTGCCGCAGCTGCGGATCGGAACGTCAGGGTGGTCCTACCCCCGCTGGCGCGGCGACTTCTACCCCGCTGGCCTGGCCCCCCACGACGAGCTCGGGTACCTGGCCCAGCACCTGCGCACGGTCGAGGTCAACGCCTCGTTCTACGCCCTGCAGCGGCCCGAGACGTACCGCGGGTGGGCCGACCGGACCCCGGACGACTTCGTGTTCGCCGTCAAGGGCAGCCGGTACCTCACCCACCTCAAGCGACTGGTGGACGCCGAGACGGCGCTGGCCAACTTCTTCGCCTCGGGCCTGCTGGCGCTGGGCCCCAAGCTGGGACCGGTGCTGTGGCAGCTGCCGGAGAACATGCGTCTGGACCTGCCCAGGTTGGCCGCGTTCACCGCACTGCTGCCGCGGACCACCGAGGCGGCCGTCCGGCTGGCCCGCAGGCATGACGCCCGGGTGGAGGGACGGTCCTTCCTGGAGCCGGACGCCGACCGGCCGGTCCGGCACGCACTCGAGGTCCGGCACGACTGCTACCAGGACGCGAGGTTCATCGAGCTGCTCCGCTCGGCCGGAGTGGCCCTCGTGGTCTCCGACGGGGCCGGTCACTGGCCACTGTTGGCCGACGTGACGACAGACTTCTGCTACCTCCGGCTGCACGGGCCACTGCTGCTCTACGCCGGGGGGTACCCAGCGGCGTCGCTCGACATGTGGGCGGCCCGGATCCGAGCCTGGACGGCGGGCAGCGCGCCACCCGACCTGCCGACCATCAAGGATCGCCCGCCGGAGGCTCCGACCGGCCGGGACGTCTACGTCTACTTCGACAACGACTCGGACGGCCGGGCGCCCTTCGACGCCACCGCCCTGGCCGAGCGGCTCGCCGAGCCACGCTGAGCCGCCGCCCTACAGCCCGCGTTCGACCACGATCCGGCCGGACGCCTCGGCCGCCTCGAGGGCGGCGAAGTCCCGGTCGTTCTGGTCGGCGTAGGCACGGGCGAACTCGGCGACGGCACGCTCGAAGGTGTCCTTGCGGCCCAGGTAGGCCGCGATGGCCACCCGGTCGCCAGAGCGCGCATGCGCCCGAGCCAGGGTCCAGCCGCACAGCCGCGCGTACACGGCCATGCTCTGCGGAGTCATCCGTTCCACCACCACGGAGCCCTTCCAGTCCCGCAGCTGGCGCACGTAGTAGTCCCGGTCCACGCCGTCCAGTCCGTTGGTGCGCTGCCAGCCCAGGAAGATGTCGCTGTAGGCCTGCATCAGGTGCTGCCCCGCCACCACCCGCTGCCCGTGGTTGGCGTAGCCGCTGGCTCCCGCGTACTCCTCGAGCACGGAGGCCTGGGCCTCCTTGGCCTGCAGGAAGATCGGGTCGTTTCCGTCGACCCCCTCGAACAGCAGGACCCAGGCCCGGGTGCCTACGCTGCCGACCCCGACGACCTTGCGGGCGACGTCGTCCAACCGGTACTGCTCCAGCAGGTGCCGTCGGTCCGGCGGCAGCGAGCGCCCGTACGCCACGACCAGCGCGTGCAGCTGCTCCTTCAGCTCGGTCGCGCTCTCCGCTGGGACCAGCTCGGTGATCGGCACGACCAGCGGCGGGTCGCTGACGATCCGCGGCACGCCGTCGACGAGTCGGGTGAGCTTGTTGAACGCCTGCATCCGGTCGCGGGTGCGCGCCTTGGCCAGCTGCGCCTCCGCCCGTCGCAGCGGCGCCGGCTTGAGCAGCGGGGTCACCTCGGCGAGCAGCTGGTCCATGTCGAGGTGCGAGTACCAGACGTCCAGGTTCGTCTCGCCGGCGAACTCCCGCATGGCCCAGCGGTAGCTCGCCGCGGCCTCGACCACGCTCGCAGCCCGCTCCTTGGTCTTGAAGCCGTTCTCCCGCCCGGCCAGCTCGAAGCTGGCCGCGAGGCGCTTGACGTCCCACTCGAAGGGCCCGGGCAGCGTCTCGTCGAAGTCGTTGGCGTCGAAGAGCAGCCTGCGCTCAGGAGAGGCGAATACCCCGAAGTTGCTCAGGTGGGCGTCCCCGCATAGCTGGGACCGCAGCCCGGAAACCGGCGTCGCCGCCAGGTCGGCCGCCATGACCAGCGCCGCACCCCGGTAGAACGCGAACGGCGAGCTGAGCATCCGGCCGTACCGGATGGGCACCAGCTCGGGGACCCGGCTGACAGCTTGCCGCTCGAGCAGCTCCACCGGATCGGCCCGCAGCTCGGTCGGCGCGAACAGGGCGTGCTGGTCCAGCGGGGCGGCGGACCGGGCCGCCTTGCCGTGCGCGGCCCGCTCGGCCCGGGACAGCTGCACCGGGAGATCGGTCGACGGCACCCGCCGGGCCCCCCGGTTGCGCACGGCGACGTCGGTCACCGCCTCGACGCCTGGCCGATCGGTCATCGTCCGCTCCCTCGCTCCACTGCCCTGCCCGAGCCGCCTGCTGACACGTTAGCCACAGCCCGCGGCGGGCAGGGTCAACTCAGCAGGGCACGCCCCGGTCAGCCGGCCTGCGCCGGTACAGGGCGGGTCGGTCGGGTGGCCAGCCAGGAGCCGGCCAGCACGAGCGGGAAGCCGACCATCACGCCCACCGTCAGCGGCTCGTCGAGGACGACCAGCCCGAGCAACACGGCCACAGCCGGGTTCAGAAACGTGATCACGGTGGCGCGGACCGGCCCGGCTGCGGCGATCAGCCGGAAGAACAGGACGAACGCCAGCGCCGTGCACACCAGGCCGAGCACGAGCACCGACAGACTGGTCCGACTGGTCCAGGCGCCGGTGCTGACCAGCGCCGGGACGCCGAACGGCAGGTAGATCAGCGCCACCAGAGCCAGAGACAGCGCGATCACCCCGAGGGTGGGGACGTCCTGCAGCCGCCGGTCCACCAGGATCGGGGCGGTCGCGTAGCCGACGGCCACGACGAACAGCTCGGCCACGCTGAGGAGGTCGAGGTGGCCGCCGGCGCTGTCGATGCCCACCAGGGCGGCGACCCCGGCCAGCCCGGTGACGATGCCGACCACCCGGATCCGGCTCAACGCGGCCCGGTCGCCGAGCAGCCGGGTGACCACGGCGCCCACCAGCGGAACGGTGGCGATGAGCAGCCCGGCCAGGCCGCTGGCGATGCGCTCCTCGGCGTGAGTGAGCAGCAACCACGGCACGGCCATCTCGAGGACGGCGAAGGCAAGGACCAGCCGCCACTGGGCCAGCGCCGGGCGTAGCGCCGCGGACCGGACGGCCAGCGGGAGCAGGACCACCGCCCCCAGCGCGGTGCGAGCCAGCACCAGCGCACTGGGGGAGAGCTGCTCGACCGCGATCTTGATGAACAGGTAGGGCATGCCCCAGATCACGCTCATCGCGGCGAACAGCACCCACGCCTCACGGCTCATGTGCGCGGCGTGCGCCCGCGGTCCCGCCTCCACCCGCAGATCATCCCTGACCGTGCCGGGGCCTGTCAGTTGGCTGCGGCTGCGACTCGCTCCACCAGCCCGGCCCTCACCCGCGGCCACTCCTCGGCAACCACCGAGAAGAGCACGGTGTCCCGCACCGTGCCGTCGGTGCGGCGCTGGTAGCGGCGCAGCGTCCCCTCGTAGTGCGCCCCCAGCCGCGCGACAGCGCGCTGGGAGCGCACGTTGCGCACGTCGGTCTTCAGCTGCACCCGGCCCGCGCCGAGCGTGTCGAACGCGAGACTGAGCAGCAGCAGCTTCACCTCGGGGTTCACCACGCTGCCCCACACTGCCGGGGTGTACGCCGTGGACCCGATCTCCAGCCGGGCGTCGGGTACCGACGCCTCGAGGTAGGAGGACGTCCCCACCACGGTGCCAGCCGGCAGCCCGGCCATCGGCCGCGCCAGCCGAACCACCCACGGCAGGCGGCCGACGTCGAGCTGTCCGCGCAGCGTCACCACGTACTCGGCTGCGGACGTCGGACGCCCCGCCACGTGCTGCCAGACCGCGTCGTGGTCCACGGCGGCGAAGAGCGCGTCGACGTCCGAGTCCAGGTCGACCGGCCGCAGCTCGACGAAACACCCACCCAACGGGCCGGTGGGTGGCGGCCACACCAGGGCACCCCACGCGGCGTCAGCGGGCCGGTCGTCGACCACGGGGACGAAGCCGGCCGCCGCACGGTCGTTGGGGGAGGGCACACCCGATTATCTCCGGCCGGGGCGGCCCGCCCTGGGTCCCACACCGGCGAGGCCTTAGGCCTCTGGCCGCCGCATCGGATCGCTCGGCACGCTGGAACCGAGGGCGCACCCCGGGAGGCCACCATGGACACCATGCCTGTCGTTATCGGGTTCGACGGTTCCGAGACCGGC is part of the Actinomycetes bacterium genome and encodes:
- a CDS encoding proton-conducting transporter membrane subunit; amino-acid sequence: MGAVLWLPLAAAVLAATVSLRIPRVARLAGIAVSVVVLGTGLVLGAAALDHRVVTAAGGLLRADALSAFMLVVIGAVGLTATWGGLQARSAPGPAALMSAFLGAMSLAVLADNLGVLWVAVEGTTIATAFLVGQHRTRASLEAAWKYVVLGSVGVAIAFLGIVLVYAATRASGTPTLSWVDLVRHPTLLDPAVLKLGAALAVLGFATKAGLAPMHSWLPDAHSQAPAPVSGLMSGVLLSVAFYAILRIQAVANPVLGPGLLRGMLAVAGLLSLAVAAALLLRQRDYKRMLAYSSVEHMGLLALGAAAGGPLALTAVLLHMLGHGLAKSSLFVVSGRLLAVEHSTAVADIRGLLARRPGLAVPWLAGTAALLGLPPFSLFFSEVGIVVGAWTAGLQVVTAVGLGLLLVAFAALVRLTATMTLGAGGPGEEPDRSAHGPWLPLALALAVVAVIALLSGPFGTLLRQAAAVLGGAS
- a CDS encoding GNAT family protein, giving the protein MPSPNDRAAAGFVPVVDDRPADAAWGALVWPPPTGPLGGCFVELRPVDLDSDVDALFAAVDHDAVWQHVAGRPTSAAEYVVTLRGQLDVGRLPWVVRLARPMAGLPAGTVVGTSSYLEASVPDARLEIGSTAYTPAVWGSVVNPEVKLLLLSLAFDTLGAGRVQLKTDVRNVRSQRAVARLGAHYEGTLRRYQRRTDGTVRDTVLFSVVAEEWPRVRAGLVERVAAAAN
- a CDS encoding DUF2252 domain-containing protein, whose translation is MTDRPGVEAVTDVAVRNRGARRVPSTDLPVQLSRAERAAHGKAARSAAPLDQHALFAPTELRADPVELLERQAVSRVPELVPIRYGRMLSSPFAFYRGAALVMAADLAATPVSGLRSQLCGDAHLSNFGVFASPERRLLFDANDFDETLPGPFEWDVKRLAASFELAGRENGFKTKERAASVVEAAASYRWAMREFAGETNLDVWYSHLDMDQLLAEVTPLLKPAPLRRAEAQLAKARTRDRMQAFNKLTRLVDGVPRIVSDPPLVVPITELVPAESATELKEQLHALVVAYGRSLPPDRRHLLEQYRLDDVARKVVGVGSVGTRAWVLLFEGVDGNDPIFLQAKEAQASVLEEYAGASGYANHGQRVVAGQHLMQAYSDIFLGWQRTNGLDGVDRDYYVRQLRDWKGSVVVERMTPQSMAVYARLCGWTLARAHARSGDRVAIAAYLGRKDTFERAVAEFARAYADQNDRDFAALEAAEASGRIVVERGL
- a CDS encoding proton-conducting transporter membrane subunit, whose amino-acid sequence is MTSVQVGLLSLGVLAAVAVVVALVVPAAARAVLAGLSCAAVSVAGAVTGALAMAGQAGSIRLPVALPVDPVTFAPDRLGGLFMLLASVVGVAVAVYGIGYVSGPSASRSSWAALAVFLVGMQLVAAAADVVSFLLAWELMAVGSTVLLLADYARRAEVTAATLWYAALTQLSFALLLAGFAVLTAASGGTGFDTIGTLGPHSAAASVGFVLLLLGFGTKAGLVPLHVWLPRAHPEAPSHVSAAMSAAMVSIGLYGVLLVCVRLLPGGPAWWGVLLAVLGAASALYGILQASVASDLKRLLAYSTTENVGLVVLALGTSVLLRASGATDVADGALTASLLLVVSHAAFKTTLFLGAGAVLHATGERDLDRLGGLGTRMPWTGAAFGVACLGAAALPGTAGFVAEWTLLQALIHGARPGDPMVAVVMPLAVGVVALTTGLALLTFVKAYGIAFLARPRSTEADAAHEAGRTMTWPMLAGAAVVVALGLVPGPVAAALATTVGAAGIEPVGLGGIRLTGLDALLDPLALALLATAVALPVLVAVVRAARRHPARATDLAWGCGGARVSPRMQYTATSYAEPLLRVFDDALQPTRDVEVTHATESRYLVQRVEYRQRLSDVVEARLYRPVIGWADRVGVQARRLQNGSVHRYLGYSFGALLAVLLVVSL
- a CDS encoding NADH-quinone oxidoreductase subunit C, which translates into the protein MTTRPVGREELAEMMAGLLAGGLRLALVAAHEDAETFRVVYVLTAAGRREEVVVVVPRGDAWVPTLAALSYPAGRFERELRDLYGIEPRGHPLPHRLLRHGHWPVGWYPMLRDADPEPVFAPDVGSFPFLEVEGPGVYEIPIGPVHAGLIEPGHFRFSVVGETILRMKARLWFLHRGMEKLFEGRRPADGIELAERISGDTAVGHTLAYLMAVEDAAGIDVAEPDRLLRALLLELERLHNHVADLGALANDVGFGVANAHALRLRETLLRLNRATTGHRLLRGALTVGGAQVRALPDPLLLRTVRDEVADLVEITLGHSVVHDRFAGTAVLPREQAVALGTLGYVARASGVDVDARRDHPFVDLGERFATIVEDGGDVLARYRVRARELDVSVAVLLDLLDRLAGGTGDGVGVDPTGPGAGFAQVEAWRGSLAHRVELGEGGVVTRVKVADPSFFNWPALPVALTDTIVPDFPLANKSFNQSYAGNDL
- a CDS encoding NADH-quinone oxidoreductase subunit H, producing the protein MTAQAILVAAVQVGVIVALAPVLAGVTRQTRARLEGRGGAGVWQPWRDLRKLVAKEPVRATGSGWLLRAAPVVLLSSSLLVAALLPLVGAVSLPLVPDDLFVVVSVLLVGTVAVALLGLDAGTAFGGMGSSRHMTIAALVEPTVLVAVYALSIPVGSSALSLIVQARLDSSAVIASPVSVLAVLALGIVVLAETGRLPVDNPSTHLELTMVHEAMLLEASARDLAWLELGSWVRLAALLGLVGNLVAPWGIDTRVSAAGLLLGVVAFAGKLVVLGGLLGAAEVFLAKLRLFRVPELLAGSFVLAFLAVTASYLVG
- a CDS encoding DUF72 domain-containing protein, whose translation is MPQLRIGTSGWSYPRWRGDFYPAGLAPHDELGYLAQHLRTVEVNASFYALQRPETYRGWADRTPDDFVFAVKGSRYLTHLKRLVDAETALANFFASGLLALGPKLGPVLWQLPENMRLDLPRLAAFTALLPRTTEAAVRLARRHDARVEGRSFLEPDADRPVRHALEVRHDCYQDARFIELLRSAGVALVVSDGAGHWPLLADVTTDFCYLRLHGPLLLYAGGYPAASLDMWAARIRAWTAGSAPPDLPTIKDRPPEAPTGRDVYVYFDNDSDGRAPFDATALAERLAEPR
- a CDS encoding DMT family transporter, whose translation is MEAGPRAHAAHMSREAWVLFAAMSVIWGMPYLFIKIAVEQLSPSALVLARTALGAVVLLPLAVRSAALRPALAQWRLVLAFAVLEMAVPWLLLTHAEERIASGLAGLLIATVPLVGAVVTRLLGDRAALSRIRVVGIVTGLAGVAALVGIDSAGGHLDLLSVAELFVVAVGYATAPILVDRRLQDVPTLGVIALSLALVALIYLPFGVPALVSTGAWTSRTSLSVLVLGLVCTALAFVLFFRLIAAAGPVRATVITFLNPAVAVLLGLVVLDEPLTVGVMVGFPLVLAGSWLATRPTRPVPAQAG